Proteins encoded by one window of Hippoglossus hippoglossus isolate fHipHip1 chromosome 15, fHipHip1.pri, whole genome shotgun sequence:
- the LOC117775213 gene encoding exportin-5 isoform X1 produces MMWRKLNRGTALKLVAMGNKTQTHRHHFSFVPHLADPTRHEPPSPTGSFDESDGTGDHFNPATECQTRPEVMADPVAAVCEQLVKAVNVMMDAETSQIYRLEALKFYEEFKETNSFCVPCGLQLADKAHPAVVRHFGLQILEHVIKFRWNNMQQQEKVQLKECAMQLLSNGTHSILEEESHIKDVLSRITVEMIKREWPQHWPDMLKEMEALTSQGEAQTELVMLILLRLAEDVITFQALPAQRRRDIQQTLTQNMENIFSFMMAILQLNVEDYRRLKGLPGHELKARAHCRVAVATLNTLAGYIDWVSLVYITSGNCHLLEMLCLLLSEPELQLEAAECLLIAISRKGKLEDRKPFMLLFDDVAIHYILSAAQSADGLAICKKSPESQAVEVVERRYIFLKRLCQVLCALGGQLCPLVGSDVEVEIPTNLSKYMEALLSFTTHSSQFLKSSTLATWGALFRHETISKDAVVKEMAVKYLKASMTNLVKAGFPSRDNSPSCEYSRVDFDSDEDFNSFFNSFRAQQGEVVRCASRVVPLEAFQIAAEWLQYQIASPIDIGDTTSKSAEGLCSLLSPSVVQWDAMTVFMECMVTQIFKSLEEEKLPIDQSMKLLQAVLDYETKDPLILSCVLTNVSALFPFVLHRPHFLPQVLYKLFKAITFEVGQDTKAPRTRAVKNVRRHACSSIIKICRDYPQFILPCFDMFYNHVKKLFSSDSALTHLEKSSLMESMVLISNQFKDFAKQKAFLDELMASVVAEWTSDEMKHVLSDPAVFLTFVGADQTVAEQSADADTSGLNRGRLSFCLYAMLGVVKRARWPADLEEAKAGGFVVGYNPAGAPIYRNPCTAQFQLLLPNLLALIRTHNSLFMPENMARLSETFSRVHDVMDAEKNVVLGLSQPPLDIYDSPVYRSNLERMQGFLSTVYDNCFHILGNVGLSLQQEFYTIDRLAEEIAGSAFVSLDHVPDHRLRPMIRVFVRQLTLSCPQEYYNSLLCPLLGPLFAYMQQRLNSKWQVINQRTSVNGEEEEEVVCQESQVTQEMLEEQLVRLLTRELLDLLSVSCISRKVPESAANKEEIEEEDMMTESVQMGCPQPTEELTELGKCLMKHENIYMSLLTLAFTSLSWKDTTNCHRTASMVCWTLLRQVVGGNLLPEAVTWFYTSVLRGLQVHGQHEVCNSTLSQLAMLIYENLRPRYMELRTVMTQIPNINLESLDQYDHRLVDPNAQKAGEKKRKDQFRKLIAGTVGKALCQQFRKEVHIRNLPSLFKKPKPDKDIQNSEALGLAALFSPENISL; encoded by the exons ATGATGTGGAGGAAGCTAAACCGTGGGACAGCGTTAAAACTTGTAGCcatgggaaataaaacacaaactcaccGGCATCATTTTAGCTTCGTGCCGCATTTAGCTGACCCAACGCGGCATGAACCCCCGTCTCCCACTGGCAGTTTCGACGAAAGCGACGGGACTGGCGATCACTTTAATCCCGCGACGG AGTGTCAGACTCGACCTGAAGTCATGGCCGACCCGGTGGCTGCCGTGTGCGAGCAGCTCGTCAAAGCTGTGAACGTGATGATGGACGCGGAAACGAGTCAAATATACCGACTGGAGGCCCTGAAG TTTTACGAGGAGTTTAAAGAGACCAACTCCTTCTGTGTCCCATGTGGCTTACAACTAGCCGACAAAGCCCACCCAGCTGTAGTGAGACACTTTGGTTTGCAAATCCTGGAGCATGTCATCAA GTTCCGATGGAACAACATGCAGCAACAAGAGAAAGTCCAGCTGAAGGAGTGCGCCATGCAACTCTTATCAAAT GGTACTCATTCtatcctggaggaggagagccaTATCAAAGATGTCCTGTCCCGAATCACCGTGGAAATGATAAAGAGAGAATGGCCTCAACACTGGCCAGACATGCTGAAAGAGATGGAGGCTCTCACTAGCCAAGGG GAGGCCCAGACCGAGCTGGTGATGTTGATCCTGCTGAGGCTGGCAGAGGATGTGATCACCTTCCAAGCATTGCCCGCACAGCGACGCAGAGACATCCAGCAGACGCTCACCCAAAACATGGAAAACATCTTCAGTTTTATGATGGCCATTTTGCAACTCAACGTGGAGGACTATCGTAGACTG AAAGGACTACCTGGACATGAACTGAAA GCCAGAGCTCACTGTCGAGTCGCTGTGGCTACGCTGAACACACTTGCAGGCTACATTGACTGGGTGTCGCTGGTGTACATCACCTCTGGAAACTGCCATCTACTGGAGatgttgtgtttgctgctgagtGAGCCGGAGCTGCAGCTCGAGGCAGCAGAGTGTCTGCTCATCGCAATCAGCCGGAAG GGCAAGCTGGAGGATAGGAAACCAttcatgctgctgtttgatgatGTGGCCATACACTACatcctctctgcagctca GTCTGCAGATGGACTGGCGATATGTAAGAAATCCCCCGAATCACA agcagtggaggtggtggagcgGCGCTACATCTTTCTGAAGAGGCTGTGTCAGGTGCTGTGCGCTCTCGGAGGCCAGCTCTGCCCATTAGTG GGTTCAGATGTAGAGGTTGAAATACCTACAAATCTCAGCAAGTACATGGAAGCTCTTTTATCCTTCACTACACATTCCAGTCAG ttttTGAAATCGTCCACTCTGGCTACTTGGGGAGCTTTGTTCAGACATGAGACGATATCAAAGGATGCGGTTGTTAAGGAGATGGCCGTCAAATACCTCAAAGCATCTATGACCAACCTTGTCAAG GCTGGGTTTCCATCGAGAGACAATAGTCCAAGTTGTGAGTACTCCCGTGTGGACTTTGACAGTGACGAGGACTTCAACTCTTTCTTTAATT CTTTTCGAGCGCAGCAGGGAGAGGTGGTTAGGTGCGCATCTCGTGTTGTTCCCCTGGAGGCCTTTCAGATAGCAGCGGAATGGTTACAGTATCAGATTGCCAGCCCTATTGATATTGGGGATACCACAT CTAAGTCTGCAGAAGGCCTGTGCTCCCTCCTGTCTCCATCTGTGGTTCAGTGGGATGCGATGACTGTCTTCATGGAGTGCATGGTCACACAGATCTTCAAAAGTCTGGAAGAGGAG AAGCTGCCAATAGATCAGAgcatgaagctgctgcaggccGTGCTGGACTATGAAACCAAAGACCCGCTCATTTTGTCCTGTGTGCTCACCAACGTCTCGGCCCTCTTCCCGTTTGTCCTGCACAGACCACACTTCCTGCCACAGGTCCTCTACAAG CTGTTTAAAGCCATCACATTTGAGGTCGGTCAGGACACTAAG GCACCTCGGACCAGAGCTGTGAAGAATGTGAGGAGGCACGCCTGTTCTTCTATCATCAAAATTTGCCGGGATTACCCACAGTTCATCCTG ccttgttttgacatgttttacaATCACGTGAAGAAGCTGTTCTCCAGCGACTCCGCGCTGACTCACCTGGAGAAATCGTCACTGATGGAATCGATGGTGCTGATCAGCAACCAGTTCAAAGACTTTGCGAAGCAGAAGGCTTTTCTCGACGAGCTGATGGCGTCAGTGGTCGCAGAATGGACGTCAGATGAGATGAAACA tgtgctGTCTGACCCTGCTGTGTTCCTGACATTTGTTGGAGCTGATCAGACGGTGGCTGAGCAAAGTGCAGATGCAGACACATCGGGTCTTAATAGGGGGCGG CTGAGCTTCTGTTTGTATGCCATGCTGGGGGTGGTGAAACGGGCGCGTTGGCCTGCAGACCTGGAGGAAGCCAAGGCTGGTGGCTTCGTCGTGGGTTACAACCCCGCTGGGGCCCCCATCTACAGGAACCCCTGCACTGCACAGTTTCAGCTCTTGCTGCCCAACCTGTTGGCTCTTATCAG GACTCACAACAGTCTGTTCATGCCAGAGAACATGGCTCGTCTGAGTGAGACCTTCTCTCGGGTCCACGATGTGATGGATGCAGAGAAAAATGTGGTCCTGG GTCTCTCTCAGCCTCCTCTGGATATTTACGACTCTCCGGTGTACAGAAGCAATCTGGAGCGCATGCAGGGATTTTTATCCACAGTCTACGACAACTG CTTCCATATCCTGGGAAATGTAGGTCTGTCCCTGCAACAGGAGTTCTACACCATTGATAGGTTGGCTGAAGAAATAGCCGGCTCTGCTTTCGTTTCCCTCGACCACGTGCCCGACCACAGACTTCGACCCATGATTC GGGTGTTTGTGAGGCAGTTGACGCTATCATGTCCTCAGGAGTACTACAACAGCCTACTCTGCCCCCTGCTGGGCCCTCTGTTTGCCTACATGCAGCAG AGACTCAACAGTAAGTGGCAGGTCATCAACCAGAGGACTTCTGTAAA tggcgaggaggaggaggaggtggtgtgtCAGGAGAGCCAGGTGACCCAGGAGATGTTGGAGGAACAGCTGGTGCGGCTGCTCACCAGAGAGCTGCTGGATCTTCTCT CCGTGAGCTGCATTTCCAGAAAAGTGCCTGAATCAGCAGCAAATAAGGAGGAAATAGAAG AGGAAGACATGATGACGGAGTCGGTGCAGATGGGGTGTCCCCAGCCCACAGAGGAGCTGACTGAGCTGGGGAAATGTCTTATGAAGCACGAG AACATCTACATGTCCCTGTTGACCCTGGCCTTCACCTCACTGTCATGGAAGGACACCACCAACTGCCACCGCACTGCCTCCATGGTCTGCTGGACACTTCTGCGGCAG GTCGTAGGAGGTAATCTTCTACCTGAGGCAGTCACATGGTTTTATACCAGTGTTCTTAGAGGCCTTCAGGTTCATGGGCAGCATGAAGTCTGCAACTCGACCCTCTCTCAGCTGGCAATGCTCATCTATGAAAACCTG CGACCTCGCTACATGGAGCTGAGAACCGTAATGACCCAGATCCCAAACATCAATTTGGAGTCTCTGGACCAGTATGATCACAGGCTCGTGGACCCCAACGCCCAGAAggctggagagaaaaagaggaaagaccaGTTCAGGAAGCTCATCGCAGGAACTGTTGGG AAAGCTCTGTGCCAGCAGTTCAGGAAGGAGGTTCATATCCGGAATCTTCCATCGCTCTTTAAAAAGCCAAAGCCCGACAAGGATATACAGAACAGTGAGGCATTAGGCCTGGCAGCTCTCTTCTCCCCGGAGAATATCTCCCTGTAG
- the LOC117775213 gene encoding exportin-5 isoform X2 yields the protein MNPRLPLAVSTKATGLAITLIPRRFYEEFKETNSFCVPCGLQLADKAHPAVVRHFGLQILEHVIKFRWNNMQQQEKVQLKECAMQLLSNGTHSILEEESHIKDVLSRITVEMIKREWPQHWPDMLKEMEALTSQGEAQTELVMLILLRLAEDVITFQALPAQRRRDIQQTLTQNMENIFSFMMAILQLNVEDYRRLKGLPGHELKARAHCRVAVATLNTLAGYIDWVSLVYITSGNCHLLEMLCLLLSEPELQLEAAECLLIAISRKGKLEDRKPFMLLFDDVAIHYILSAAQSADGLAICKKSPESQAVEVVERRYIFLKRLCQVLCALGGQLCPLVGSDVEVEIPTNLSKYMEALLSFTTHSSQFLKSSTLATWGALFRHETISKDAVVKEMAVKYLKASMTNLVKAGFPSRDNSPSCEYSRVDFDSDEDFNSFFNSFRAQQGEVVRCASRVVPLEAFQIAAEWLQYQIASPIDIGDTTSKSAEGLCSLLSPSVVQWDAMTVFMECMVTQIFKSLEEEKLPIDQSMKLLQAVLDYETKDPLILSCVLTNVSALFPFVLHRPHFLPQVLYKLFKAITFEVGQDTKAPRTRAVKNVRRHACSSIIKICRDYPQFILPCFDMFYNHVKKLFSSDSALTHLEKSSLMESMVLISNQFKDFAKQKAFLDELMASVVAEWTSDEMKHVLSDPAVFLTFVGADQTVAEQSADADTSGLNRGRLSFCLYAMLGVVKRARWPADLEEAKAGGFVVGYNPAGAPIYRNPCTAQFQLLLPNLLALIRTHNSLFMPENMARLSETFSRVHDVMDAEKNVVLGLSQPPLDIYDSPVYRSNLERMQGFLSTVYDNCFHILGNVGLSLQQEFYTIDRLAEEIAGSAFVSLDHVPDHRLRPMIRVFVRQLTLSCPQEYYNSLLCPLLGPLFAYMQQRLNSKWQVINQRTSVNGEEEEEVVCQESQVTQEMLEEQLVRLLTRELLDLLSVSCISRKVPESAANKEEIEEEDMMTESVQMGCPQPTEELTELGKCLMKHENIYMSLLTLAFTSLSWKDTTNCHRTASMVCWTLLRQVVGGNLLPEAVTWFYTSVLRGLQVHGQHEVCNSTLSQLAMLIYENLRPRYMELRTVMTQIPNINLESLDQYDHRLVDPNAQKAGEKKRKDQFRKLIAGTVGKALCQQFRKEVHIRNLPSLFKKPKPDKDIQNSEALGLAALFSPENISL from the exons ATGAACCCCCGTCTCCCACTGGCAGTTTCGACGAAAGCGACGGGACTGGCGATCACTTTAATCCCGCGACGG TTTTACGAGGAGTTTAAAGAGACCAACTCCTTCTGTGTCCCATGTGGCTTACAACTAGCCGACAAAGCCCACCCAGCTGTAGTGAGACACTTTGGTTTGCAAATCCTGGAGCATGTCATCAA GTTCCGATGGAACAACATGCAGCAACAAGAGAAAGTCCAGCTGAAGGAGTGCGCCATGCAACTCTTATCAAAT GGTACTCATTCtatcctggaggaggagagccaTATCAAAGATGTCCTGTCCCGAATCACCGTGGAAATGATAAAGAGAGAATGGCCTCAACACTGGCCAGACATGCTGAAAGAGATGGAGGCTCTCACTAGCCAAGGG GAGGCCCAGACCGAGCTGGTGATGTTGATCCTGCTGAGGCTGGCAGAGGATGTGATCACCTTCCAAGCATTGCCCGCACAGCGACGCAGAGACATCCAGCAGACGCTCACCCAAAACATGGAAAACATCTTCAGTTTTATGATGGCCATTTTGCAACTCAACGTGGAGGACTATCGTAGACTG AAAGGACTACCTGGACATGAACTGAAA GCCAGAGCTCACTGTCGAGTCGCTGTGGCTACGCTGAACACACTTGCAGGCTACATTGACTGGGTGTCGCTGGTGTACATCACCTCTGGAAACTGCCATCTACTGGAGatgttgtgtttgctgctgagtGAGCCGGAGCTGCAGCTCGAGGCAGCAGAGTGTCTGCTCATCGCAATCAGCCGGAAG GGCAAGCTGGAGGATAGGAAACCAttcatgctgctgtttgatgatGTGGCCATACACTACatcctctctgcagctca GTCTGCAGATGGACTGGCGATATGTAAGAAATCCCCCGAATCACA agcagtggaggtggtggagcgGCGCTACATCTTTCTGAAGAGGCTGTGTCAGGTGCTGTGCGCTCTCGGAGGCCAGCTCTGCCCATTAGTG GGTTCAGATGTAGAGGTTGAAATACCTACAAATCTCAGCAAGTACATGGAAGCTCTTTTATCCTTCACTACACATTCCAGTCAG ttttTGAAATCGTCCACTCTGGCTACTTGGGGAGCTTTGTTCAGACATGAGACGATATCAAAGGATGCGGTTGTTAAGGAGATGGCCGTCAAATACCTCAAAGCATCTATGACCAACCTTGTCAAG GCTGGGTTTCCATCGAGAGACAATAGTCCAAGTTGTGAGTACTCCCGTGTGGACTTTGACAGTGACGAGGACTTCAACTCTTTCTTTAATT CTTTTCGAGCGCAGCAGGGAGAGGTGGTTAGGTGCGCATCTCGTGTTGTTCCCCTGGAGGCCTTTCAGATAGCAGCGGAATGGTTACAGTATCAGATTGCCAGCCCTATTGATATTGGGGATACCACAT CTAAGTCTGCAGAAGGCCTGTGCTCCCTCCTGTCTCCATCTGTGGTTCAGTGGGATGCGATGACTGTCTTCATGGAGTGCATGGTCACACAGATCTTCAAAAGTCTGGAAGAGGAG AAGCTGCCAATAGATCAGAgcatgaagctgctgcaggccGTGCTGGACTATGAAACCAAAGACCCGCTCATTTTGTCCTGTGTGCTCACCAACGTCTCGGCCCTCTTCCCGTTTGTCCTGCACAGACCACACTTCCTGCCACAGGTCCTCTACAAG CTGTTTAAAGCCATCACATTTGAGGTCGGTCAGGACACTAAG GCACCTCGGACCAGAGCTGTGAAGAATGTGAGGAGGCACGCCTGTTCTTCTATCATCAAAATTTGCCGGGATTACCCACAGTTCATCCTG ccttgttttgacatgttttacaATCACGTGAAGAAGCTGTTCTCCAGCGACTCCGCGCTGACTCACCTGGAGAAATCGTCACTGATGGAATCGATGGTGCTGATCAGCAACCAGTTCAAAGACTTTGCGAAGCAGAAGGCTTTTCTCGACGAGCTGATGGCGTCAGTGGTCGCAGAATGGACGTCAGATGAGATGAAACA tgtgctGTCTGACCCTGCTGTGTTCCTGACATTTGTTGGAGCTGATCAGACGGTGGCTGAGCAAAGTGCAGATGCAGACACATCGGGTCTTAATAGGGGGCGG CTGAGCTTCTGTTTGTATGCCATGCTGGGGGTGGTGAAACGGGCGCGTTGGCCTGCAGACCTGGAGGAAGCCAAGGCTGGTGGCTTCGTCGTGGGTTACAACCCCGCTGGGGCCCCCATCTACAGGAACCCCTGCACTGCACAGTTTCAGCTCTTGCTGCCCAACCTGTTGGCTCTTATCAG GACTCACAACAGTCTGTTCATGCCAGAGAACATGGCTCGTCTGAGTGAGACCTTCTCTCGGGTCCACGATGTGATGGATGCAGAGAAAAATGTGGTCCTGG GTCTCTCTCAGCCTCCTCTGGATATTTACGACTCTCCGGTGTACAGAAGCAATCTGGAGCGCATGCAGGGATTTTTATCCACAGTCTACGACAACTG CTTCCATATCCTGGGAAATGTAGGTCTGTCCCTGCAACAGGAGTTCTACACCATTGATAGGTTGGCTGAAGAAATAGCCGGCTCTGCTTTCGTTTCCCTCGACCACGTGCCCGACCACAGACTTCGACCCATGATTC GGGTGTTTGTGAGGCAGTTGACGCTATCATGTCCTCAGGAGTACTACAACAGCCTACTCTGCCCCCTGCTGGGCCCTCTGTTTGCCTACATGCAGCAG AGACTCAACAGTAAGTGGCAGGTCATCAACCAGAGGACTTCTGTAAA tggcgaggaggaggaggaggtggtgtgtCAGGAGAGCCAGGTGACCCAGGAGATGTTGGAGGAACAGCTGGTGCGGCTGCTCACCAGAGAGCTGCTGGATCTTCTCT CCGTGAGCTGCATTTCCAGAAAAGTGCCTGAATCAGCAGCAAATAAGGAGGAAATAGAAG AGGAAGACATGATGACGGAGTCGGTGCAGATGGGGTGTCCCCAGCCCACAGAGGAGCTGACTGAGCTGGGGAAATGTCTTATGAAGCACGAG AACATCTACATGTCCCTGTTGACCCTGGCCTTCACCTCACTGTCATGGAAGGACACCACCAACTGCCACCGCACTGCCTCCATGGTCTGCTGGACACTTCTGCGGCAG GTCGTAGGAGGTAATCTTCTACCTGAGGCAGTCACATGGTTTTATACCAGTGTTCTTAGAGGCCTTCAGGTTCATGGGCAGCATGAAGTCTGCAACTCGACCCTCTCTCAGCTGGCAATGCTCATCTATGAAAACCTG CGACCTCGCTACATGGAGCTGAGAACCGTAATGACCCAGATCCCAAACATCAATTTGGAGTCTCTGGACCAGTATGATCACAGGCTCGTGGACCCCAACGCCCAGAAggctggagagaaaaagaggaaagaccaGTTCAGGAAGCTCATCGCAGGAACTGTTGGG AAAGCTCTGTGCCAGCAGTTCAGGAAGGAGGTTCATATCCGGAATCTTCCATCGCTCTTTAAAAAGCCAAAGCCCGACAAGGATATACAGAACAGTGAGGCATTAGGCCTGGCAGCTCTCTTCTCCCCGGAGAATATCTCCCTGTAG